One segment of Sander vitreus isolate 19-12246 chromosome 20, sanVit1, whole genome shotgun sequence DNA contains the following:
- the LOC144534802 gene encoding uncharacterized protein LOC144534802: MEELPHLPPEVWVYVFSYLSTDERHTVRTVCRQLKRLVDHPSLWRDYTVVLSDLRRYTYGFWDTLNHRKLTRVAVRHLRRKEWRRLVKFLPSLTAIVFVDGGRIYKGKYLDNLARFPDLRELGVRNANWEEPVIGRSLSGQLHERLTHLSACNVRLPCTVEFINAVSHLVNLRYLVFHQQGEGYGLDTVRPVPCGVFHNLLLSLKKLKHLSWGMRGEPPEPLPDDYLSPTDPENPGAPRYGGPALTSLELVDYPETILPENALRSLTSLRSLTIRYRYIREGIECRLTSWLSPLHQLETLTIIGGNSLAAYTTTIPSSVTRLTLRVAITLKDMDSIAPKVPGLEHLDIEQNRSSGSLCRRIPMLFPQLRTLRIRFFRREPEKDLLSLNRLRHLVQLELLVERSFILRDYLNGHPWPSPSVRALINQLRELSENRITVITTMRQRNPLRECDCVWEGD; the protein is encoded by the exons ATGGAGGAGCTGCCGCATCTTCCACCTGAAGTTTGGGTCTACGTGTTCAGCTACCTGAGCACGGATGAGAGGCACACGGTCCGCACCGTCTGCAGGCAACTCAAGAGGCTCGTCGACCACCCGTCCCTATGGCGGGACTACACGGTGGTGCTGTCCGACCTCCGCCGCTACACCTACGGCTTCTGGGACACCCTGAACCACCGCAAGCTCACACGGGTAGCTGTGCGACACCTGCGGCGCAAAGAGTGGCGTCGGCTCGTCAAGTTCCTGCCGTCCCTCACGGCTATCGTGTTCGTGGACGGAGGACGGATCTACAAGGGCAAATACCTGGACAACCTGGCCCGGTTCCCCGACTTGAGGGAACTAGGAGTTCGGAACGCCAACTGGGAAGAGCCGGTGATCGGGAGGAGTCTGAGTGGGCAGCTGCACGAGCGGCTGACTCACCTGAGCGCGTGTAACGTCCGGCTGCCCTGCACGGTGGAGTTTATTAACGCCGTGTCACACCTGGTCAACCTGCGGTACCTGGTGTTCCACCAGCAAGGGGAGGGCTACGGGCTGGACACGGTGAGGCCAGTGCCCTGCGGCGTCTTCCACAACCTGCTGCTGAGCCTCAAGAAGCTGAAGCACCTTTCCTGGGGGATGAGGGGGGAGCCGCCGGAGCCGCTGCCCGATGACTACCTCAGCCCCACGGACCCGGAGAATCCAG GAGCGCCGCGGTACGGCGGCCCAGCGCTGACCAGCCTGGAGCTGGTGGATTACCCAGAAACCATCCTGCCAGAGAACGCACTGAGGAGTCTGACCTCACTCAGGTCTCTGACTATCCGCTACAGGTACATCAGAGAGGGCATCGAGTGCCGCCTCACCTCCTGGCTGAGTCCCCTCCATCAGCTGGAGACCCTCACCATCATCG GAGGAAATTCTCTGGCTGCCTATACGACCACCATCCCGTCCAGTGTGACCCGTCTGACGCTGCGAGTGGCCATAACTCTGAAAGACATGGACTCCATCGCACCTAAAGTCCCGGGCCTGGAGCACCTGGACATCGAGCAGAACCGCTCCAGTGGCAGCCTCTGCAGACGGATCCCCATGTTGTTTCCTCAGCTCAGGACACTCAGGATACG GTTCTTCCGTCGGGAACCGGAGAAAGACCTGCTGAGCCTCAACCGGCTGCGCCACCTGGTGCAGCTGGAGCTGCTGGTGGAGCGCTCCTTCATCCTGAGGGATTACCTCAACGGCCACCCGTGGCCCAGCCCCAGCGTCCGGGCGCTCATCAACCAGCTGCGAGAGCTGTCGGAGAACAGGATCACCGTCATCACGACCATGCGCCAGAGAAACCCACTACgagagtgtgactgtgtgtgggaGGGCGACTGA